The Cellulophaga lytica DSM 7489 nucleotide sequence AAAGCCATTTCTAAACCTACTTCATAAGTCTGCTTTAATTCTGGACGTAAATTTGGATTTTGGCTTATACCATTTGTACTAAATGGTACATCTCCTAAAAATGGAATATCAGCTACAAATGTAGTTGCTAACTGGTAAGGGTCAGTATCACTACCTACTTCTGCATAACCACCACGTATTTTACCAAATGACAACCAATCTGCTTTAATTAAATTAGAAAACACAATACTACCGTTTACACCTGGGTAAAAGAAAGAATTATCATTTTCAGGAAGTGTTGATGACCAATCACTACGACCAACAACTGTTAAATAAGCAAAGTTGTCATATCCTAAAGAAACAGATCCGTAAACACTGTTTACTCTTTTGTAAGAGTCATATTCTGTTGCCTGAGCAGGGTCTGATGAGTTACTAATGTTGTAAAGTCCAGGTACAACCAAACCTCCCGAAGTAGTTGCAGATAATCTATGAAATTCATTATCCCTACGGTTTGTACCTATAAATGAGTTAACACTAAATTTATCATCCATAAATTTTTTGTCAAAATGTAGTCTAGCCTCGTAATTTATTTCTTGGAAATCTCTATCCGTTTCAGTATAAAATGCTGGTGATTGAGAGCCAACTGCTCTACGATCATTTATTCTAAAGTCATAAGTATCTGCATATATTTTAGCAACTACATATAATTCATCTGTAAAATTATAAGTTGCACCTATATTACCATACCAACGTGTACGTTTATCTTCTGATGTATTTTCATACAATGTCCAGTATGGGTTGTCTGAGTATCTAGGGCTTCCATCTTCTGCAGAAACTCTATTCCAGCTACGTTGAGTACCGTCTTCTCTTTTATATTTTTTTAAACGTTCAAAATCTAAAGACGTTTGACCAAATTGATACATCTGCTGAACTACACCAGATCCTGTATAACCTGAGGCTGGCCTATTAAATCCGTCAGTAATTGTTAAGTTAACAAGTGCATCTACTTTCAACTTATCTGTTAATTGACTTGTAGCGTTAAAGTTAACAGAGCTTTTATTTAACTCAGAATTAGGAACAATACCAGTAGTACTTGTTTTATTAGCACTTAAACGTACTGTAGATTTTTCTGTTCCTTGTGAAAAAGATACTCCGTTATTATAAGTTACACCAGTATTCCAAAAAGAATCTTTATCATTTTTAGGAGCAACCCATGGCCTTGTTTGTAAATAATCATCACTAAACTCAGGATCAAAAGCATCCCAATGCAATACTTGTTGACCTTCATATCTTGGCCCCCAAGATTCATCTGTACCATAATCAACAACATTATACACAGTACCATTAATAGTTGTAGTTCCAAAACCAACTTGACCTATAGTGCTTGCATCACCAGCACCACCACCGTATAAGTTTTGTACTTTAGGAAGAATATTAACTTTGTCAAATGTAATACCAGAGTTTATTGTTATTTGTGCTTTTCCTTTTTTTCCAGACTTCGTTGTTATAAGGATAACACCATTACTTGCACGTGAGCCATAAAGAGCAGCTGCGGCACCACCTTTAAGTATGTTCATAGTTTCAATGTCATCTGGGTTGATGTCAAAACCAGCATCTCCAAAATCACGTCCGCCGCCCCCTGTTTGGGTAGAGCTGCTATTGTAATTAGAATTGTCTAAAGGAATACCATCAACAACCATTAACGGTCTGTTTTCTTGTGTTATTGAACTTGGTCCCCTTAATACAATTCTTGTAGATCCTCCTAAGTTACCAGAGTTATTTGAAATTTGAACACCCGCTACTTTACCAGACATAGCATTAAGAGCATTTGAACTTCTAGTTTCGGCTATGTCATCACCACTAACAGTTTGGGTAGAGTAACCTAGCGATTTTTTTTCTCTAGAAATACCCAAAGCAGTAACAACAACTTCTTGTAATGCTTCTGCATCTTCTGTCATTTGTACGTTAATAACATCTTGGTTATTCACCGTACGTGATGTTGGTGTTTGACCTAAATAGGTAAATAAAAGTACTTGCCCGCTAGATGCTGAAATTGAGTATTTCCCATCAAAATCTGTTTGAGTACCTGTAGTTGTTCCTTTAACAAGGATGTTTACGCCTGGTAATGGTATACCATCTTGGTCGGTAACTGTACCAGAAATCGTTTTTTGTTGTGCAAAAGTTATGTGCACAATAAACGCTAAGAGTAGCGTTAAGATTCCTCTTTGTTTTGTTTTCATTTTTGAAATATTTGAATTAGTCGGTATCAAAAATCAAAAATTAATGTTAATAAGCAAACTAAATTTCTATTTATTTTAACAATAATCTTATAAAAAGACCTAAAATTTTATATTATTCATAATTTTAATTATGTTAGACTATTAAAAATGTAATTTTGTTTATTATTTATTACGTATTGTTATATTAATAATAAACAACTGATAATGTAGGAAATTTACTCTAAACTTATATTTTGTTTTACGCAATCTATTTATTTATTTCGTGTTATTACTAAATTGAAAATCAATACAATTCTCAATTTCCTTATATTTTTTTACATTTAAATATCTTAATTTTTAGATATTATATATTGTAGTTTTTTTCTTATTTTATTTTTATTTGATTATTTTTTGGGTAAGTTTTTTAATAAAAAAAACCTGCAGGAATACCTGC carries:
- a CDS encoding SusC/RagA family TonB-linked outer membrane protein, giving the protein MKTKQRGILTLLLAFIVHITFAQQKTISGTVTDQDGIPLPGVNILVKGTTTGTQTDFDGKYSISASSGQVLLFTYLGQTPTSRTVNNQDVINVQMTEDAEALQEVVVTALGISREKKSLGYSTQTVSGDDIAETRSSNALNAMSGKVAGVQISNNSGNLGGSTRIVLRGPSSITQENRPLMVVDGIPLDNSNYNSSSTQTGGGGRDFGDAGFDINPDDIETMNILKGGAAAALYGSRASNGVILITTKSGKKGKAQITINSGITFDKVNILPKVQNLYGGGAGDASTIGQVGFGTTTINGTVYNVVDYGTDESWGPRYEGQQVLHWDAFDPEFSDDYLQTRPWVAPKNDKDSFWNTGVTYNNGVSFSQGTEKSTVRLSANKTSTTGIVPNSELNKSSVNFNATSQLTDKLKVDALVNLTITDGFNRPASGYTGSGVVQQMYQFGQTSLDFERLKKYKREDGTQRSWNRVSAEDGSPRYSDNPYWTLYENTSEDKRTRWYGNIGATYNFTDELYVVAKIYADTYDFRINDRRAVGSQSPAFYTETDRDFQEINYEARLHFDKKFMDDKFSVNSFIGTNRRDNEFHRLSATTSGGLVVPGLYNISNSSDPAQATEYDSYKRVNSVYGSVSLGYDNFAYLTVVGRSDWSSTLPENDNSFFYPGVNGSIVFSNLIKADWLSFGKIRGGYAEVGSDTDPYQLATTFVADIPFLGDVPFSTNGISQNPNLRPELKQTYEVGLEMAFLKNRLSFDLTYYNEETSDLITPVTVDPSTGYNSTFTNAGVLRNRGIEALVNITPIQTEDFSWDFTWNFSKNDNELLEIIDGVESLQIASFPFNSVSINAVVGESYGVIRGTNFVFDDQGNKVVNANGSYAETQNVENLGSILPDYNMGFKNSFRYKNLSLGFLIDVQKGGKYRSLTNIWGNYSGILEQTATNNKREVGTVLEGVTGTITYDANGDYVVTNTAPNTQVISAQQEGTDYYFGADAANVFNADYVKLREVSLSYKLPSNLLKNTGISAVNISAFGRNLGVWGLDNDNFDPEVATSGSGNIQGSEGGSLPSTKSYGLNLQLKF